One Pseudomonas abieticivorans genomic region harbors:
- a CDS encoding BolA family protein, with protein MPMQQRIEGALVALAPQHLQVLDESHMHSRGLETHFKAILVSEQFAGLNSVKRHQKVYATLGELMGQFHALALHTYTPEEWVKVGAAPASPTCAGGH; from the coding sequence ATGCCCATGCAACAACGTATCGAGGGGGCCCTGGTGGCCCTCGCACCCCAGCATTTGCAAGTGCTTGATGAGAGCCACATGCACAGCCGGGGCCTGGAAACGCACTTCAAGGCCATTCTGGTCAGCGAACAATTCGCCGGCCTCAACAGCGTGAAGCGCCATCAAAAGGTCTACGCCACTCTGGGTGAGCTGATGGGGCAGTTCCATGCCCTGGCGCTGCACACCTACACGCCAGAGGAGTGGGTTAAGGTCGGGGCGGCGCCTGCGTCCCCCACCTGTGCCGGCGGTCATTGA
- a CDS encoding DsbA family protein translates to MPNAARLIYVMDPMCSWCWGFAPVAKALIEQARAAGVQTHWVVGGLRTGSGAALDPTKRSYILEHWQAVTEATGQPFTLQGALPDGFVYDTEPACRAVVAARALDPSAVGALVELIQKAFYTQGRDVTQVPTLAELAEAAGIPRIEFAQAFHSADVEQATAADFSWVQDLGIAGFPTLLAERNGQLALLTNGYQPLDALAPLLHRWLERAAHA, encoded by the coding sequence ATGCCCAATGCCGCCCGCCTGATCTACGTGATGGACCCGATGTGCTCCTGGTGCTGGGGGTTTGCACCAGTGGCCAAGGCCTTGATCGAGCAGGCGCGCGCGGCAGGCGTGCAAACCCACTGGGTAGTGGGCGGTTTGCGCACCGGCAGCGGTGCGGCATTGGACCCCACCAAGCGCAGCTACATCCTGGAACACTGGCAGGCGGTCACCGAGGCCACCGGCCAGCCGTTCACGCTGCAAGGGGCTTTGCCCGATGGTTTTGTCTATGACACCGAGCCCGCTTGCCGGGCCGTGGTCGCCGCCCGGGCGCTCGACCCGAGCGCCGTTGGGGCGTTGGTCGAATTGATCCAGAAAGCGTTCTATACCCAAGGCCGCGACGTGACCCAGGTACCGACGCTGGCGGAACTGGCCGAAGCCGCCGGCATCCCCCGTATCGAATTCGCGCAAGCGTTCCACAGCGCTGACGTGGAGCAAGCCACCGCGGCTGATTTCAGTTGGGTGCAGGACCTGGGCATCGCCGGGTTCCCAACGCTGCTTGCCGAGCGCAACGGCCAATTGGCGCTGTTGACCAACGGCTACCAGCCCCTCGACGCGCTGGCCCCCTTGCTGCATCGCTGGCTCGAGCGGGCGGCCCATGCTTGA
- a CDS encoding ABC transporter ATP-binding protein, whose translation MLDLPGPTDLQLRPEPVQPDRLSWAHIRQLALRHRKSLWVANGVALLATLCSVPIPLLLPLLVDEVLLGHGDTALKFMNHVLPPGAQVAAGYIGLMLLVTFVLRCGALLFNVVQARLFAGLAKDIVYRLRIRLIERLKRISLSEYESLGSGTVTTHLVTDLDTLDKFVGETLSKFLVAVLTLVGTASILMWMHWKLALLILLFNPLVIFATVQLGKRVKHLKKLENDSTSRFTQALTETLEAIQEVRASNRQGFFLGRLGLRAREVRDYAVASQWKSDASGRASGLLFQFGIDIFRAAAMLTVLFSGLSIGQMLAVFSYLWFMIGPVEQLLNLQYAYYAAGGALTRLNELLARADEPQYPGGVDPFKNRDTVGIQVHDLSFGYGEERVLDQLNLSIAPGEKVAIVGASGGGKSTLVQLLLGLYTAEQGSIRFGGSTQQEIGLDTLRENVAVVLQHPSLFNDTVRANLSMGRERSDQACWDALAIAQLDATIRALPQGLDSVVGRSGVRLSGGQRQRLAIARMVLAEPKVVILDEATSALDAATEYNLHQALARFLQGRTTLIIAHRLSAVKQADRVLVFDGGRIAEDGDHQQLIADGGLYARLYGHLQQI comes from the coding sequence ATGCTTGATTTACCCGGCCCCACGGACCTTCAACTGCGCCCGGAGCCGGTACAGCCAGACCGCTTGAGTTGGGCGCACATTCGGCAACTGGCCCTGCGGCACCGCAAATCCCTGTGGGTCGCCAACGGCGTGGCGCTGCTGGCCACCCTGTGCAGCGTGCCGATCCCGTTGCTGCTGCCCTTGCTGGTCGACGAAGTGCTGCTGGGCCATGGCGACACCGCGCTCAAGTTCATGAACCACGTGCTGCCGCCGGGTGCCCAAGTGGCCGCCGGTTACATCGGCCTGATGCTGCTGGTGACCTTCGTCCTGCGCTGCGGTGCGTTGCTGTTCAACGTGGTGCAGGCGCGGCTGTTTGCCGGGCTGGCCAAAGACATCGTCTATCGCCTGCGTATCCGCCTGATCGAGCGGCTCAAGCGCATCTCCCTGAGTGAGTACGAAAGCCTGGGCAGCGGCACCGTGACCACGCATTTGGTCACCGACCTGGACACCCTGGACAAGTTCGTCGGGGAAACCCTGAGCAAGTTCCTGGTGGCCGTGCTGACCCTGGTTGGCACCGCCAGCATTCTGATGTGGATGCATTGGAAGCTGGCATTGCTGATCTTGCTGTTCAACCCTTTGGTGATCTTTGCGACCGTGCAGTTGGGCAAGCGGGTCAAGCACCTCAAAAAGCTGGAAAACGATAGCACCTCACGCTTTACCCAGGCCTTGACCGAAACCCTGGAGGCCATCCAGGAAGTGCGCGCCAGCAATCGCCAGGGCTTTTTTCTCGGGCGTCTGGGCCTGCGTGCCCGCGAGGTGCGCGACTATGCCGTGGCCTCGCAGTGGAAGAGCGATGCCAGCGGGCGTGCCAGTGGCTTGCTGTTTCAATTTGGCATCGACATCTTCCGCGCCGCAGCGATGCTGACCGTGCTGTTCTCCGGCCTGTCCATCGGCCAGATGCTCGCGGTGTTCAGCTACCTGTGGTTCATGATCGGCCCGGTTGAGCAACTGCTCAACCTGCAGTACGCCTATTACGCTGCAGGCGGGGCGTTGACCCGGCTCAATGAACTGCTGGCCCGGGCCGACGAGCCGCAATACCCGGGTGGGGTGGACCCATTCAAGAATCGCGATACCGTGGGCATCCAGGTGCACGACTTGAGTTTCGGCTATGGCGAGGAGCGTGTGCTCGACCAGTTGAACCTGTCCATCGCCCCGGGTGAAAAGGTTGCCATCGTCGGTGCCAGTGGCGGCGGCAAAAGCACCCTGGTGCAACTGTTGTTGGGGCTGTACACCGCCGAGCAGGGCAGCATCCGATTCGGTGGCTCCACCCAACAGGAAATCGGCCTGGACACCTTGCGTGAAAACGTCGCGGTGGTGCTGCAGCACCCGTCGCTGTTCAACGACACCGTGCGCGCCAACCTGTCCATGGGCCGCGAGCGCAGCGACCAGGCCTGCTGGGATGCCTTGGCCATCGCCCAGCTCGACGCCACCATCCGCGCCTTGCCCCAGGGCCTGGACAGCGTGGTCGGGCGCTCGGGCGTAAGGCTATCGGGCGGGCAGCGCCAGCGCCTGGCGATTGCCCGCATGGTGTTGGCCGAGCCCAAGGTGGTGATCCTCGACGAGGCCACTTCGGCGCTCGACGCGGCCACCGAATACAATTTGCATCAAGCGCTTGCGCGTTTTCTGCAGGGGCGAACTACGCTGATCATTGCCCATCGCCTGTCTGCGGTTAAGCAGGCCGATCGGGTGTTGGTGTTCGACGGTGGGCGCATTGCAGAAGACGGGGATCATCAACAACTGATCGCCGACGGGGGCCTTTACGCCAGGCTCTATGGTCATTTGCAGCAGATTTGA
- the mupP gene encoding N-acetylmuramic acid 6-phosphate phosphatase MupP — translation MRLRAVLFDMDGTLLDTAPDFVAICQAMLAERGLPAIDEQLIRDVISGGAKAMVSATFAMPAQAPGFEELRLEFLDRYQDNCAVHSKLYEGMAELLDDIEKANLVWGVVTNKPLRFAEPIMQQLGLAERSALLICPDHVKNSKPDPEPLILACKMLDLDPASVLFVGDDLRDIESGRDAGTRTAAVRYGYIHPEDNPNNWGADVVVDQPLDLRKVLDSALCGC, via the coding sequence ATGCGCTTGAGAGCAGTTCTTTTCGACATGGACGGCACCCTGCTCGACACGGCGCCGGACTTCGTCGCCATCTGCCAGGCCATGCTCGCCGAACGCGGGCTGCCGGCGATCGATGAGCAACTGATTCGCGACGTCATCTCCGGGGGCGCCAAGGCGATGGTCTCGGCCACCTTTGCCATGCCTGCCCAAGCGCCTGGGTTCGAGGAATTGCGCCTGGAGTTCCTGGACCGCTACCAGGACAACTGCGCGGTACACAGCAAGTTGTACGAGGGCATGGCCGAGTTGCTGGACGACATCGAGAAGGCCAACCTGGTGTGGGGCGTGGTGACCAACAAGCCACTGCGCTTCGCCGAGCCGATCATGCAGCAACTGGGCCTGGCCGAGCGCTCGGCGCTGCTGATTTGCCCCGACCACGTGAAAAACAGCAAGCCCGACCCCGAACCGTTGATCCTGGCGTGCAAGATGCTCGACCTGGACCCGGCCAGCGTGCTGTTCGTGGGCGATGACCTGCGCGACATCGAGTCGGGCCGCGACGCGGGCACCCGCACGGCGGCGGTGCGCTACGGGTATATCCACCCAGAGGACAACCCCAACAACTGGGGCGCCGACGTGGTGGTGGATCAGCCGCTGGATTTGCGCAAGGTGCTGGATTCGGCGCTGTGCGGGTGTTGA
- the ubiG gene encoding bifunctional 2-polyprenyl-6-hydroxyphenol methylase/3-demethylubiquinol 3-O-methyltransferase UbiG yields the protein MSNVDHAEIAKFEALAHRWWDRESEFKPLHDINPLRVNWIDERAKLAGKKVLDVGCGGGILSEAMAQRGATVTGIDMGEAPLAVAQLHQLESGVQVEYRQITAEALAEEMPEQFDVITCLEMLEHVPDPSSVIRACYRMVKPGGQVFFSTINRNPKSYLFAIIGAEYILKLMPRGTHDFKKFIRPSELGAWSRSAGLQVKDIIGLTYNPLTKHYKLGSDVDVNYMIQTLREE from the coding sequence ATGAGCAACGTCGACCACGCTGAAATCGCTAAATTCGAAGCCCTGGCCCACCGCTGGTGGGACCGCGAGAGCGAGTTCAAACCCCTGCACGACATCAACCCGTTGCGCGTCAACTGGATCGATGAGCGCGCCAAGCTCGCCGGCAAAAAGGTGCTGGACGTGGGCTGCGGCGGCGGCATCCTCAGTGAAGCAATGGCCCAGCGCGGCGCCACGGTGACCGGGATCGACATGGGCGAGGCGCCGCTGGCCGTCGCCCAACTGCACCAACTGGAATCTGGCGTGCAGGTCGAGTACCGGCAGATCACCGCCGAGGCCCTGGCCGAAGAAATGCCCGAGCAGTTCGACGTGATCACCTGCCTGGAAATGCTCGAGCACGTGCCCGACCCTTCCTCGGTCATTCGTGCTTGCTACCGCATGGTCAAGCCAGGCGGCCAGGTGTTCTTCTCCACCATCAACCGCAACCCCAAGTCGTACCTGTTCGCGATCATCGGTGCCGAGTACATCCTCAAGCTGATGCCGCGCGGTACCCACGACTTCAAGAAATTCATCCGTCCCTCCGAATTGGGCGCCTGGAGCCGTTCGGCCGGCCTGCAGGTCAAGGACATCATCGGGCTGACCTACAACCCGCTGACCAAGCACTATAAATTGGGCAGCGATGTAGACGTCAACTACATGATCCAGACCCTTCGCGAGGAATAA
- a CDS encoding TRZ/ATZ family hydrolase produces MPNRAAPLDLLLLPTWLVPVEPAGVILKEHALGIRDGIIAYIGPREAALRLECTEVRELPGVLLSPGLINAHGHAAMTLFRGLADDLPLMTWLENHIWPAEARWVTEAFVRDGTDLAIAEQLKGGITCFSDMYFYPDAAAERVHESGMRAQITVPVLDFPIPGARDADEALHKGVELYNDLRHHPRIAIAFGPHAPYTVGDENLEKIRVLADELDAAIHMHVHETAFEVQQAVEQTAERPLQRLARLGLLGPRFQAVHMTQISDDDLALLVETNTSVVHCPESNLKLASGFCPVERLWQAGVNVAVGTDGAASNNDLDLLGETRTAALLAKAVAGSATALDAHRALRMATLNGARALGLEACVGSLELGKAADITAFDLSGLAQQPIYDPVSQLIYATGRDCVQHVWVAGKQLLDNRTLTRMNEADLIARAQAWGQRIGGTNE; encoded by the coding sequence ATGCCCAACCGCGCCGCGCCTCTCGACCTTTTGCTCCTGCCGACCTGGCTGGTGCCTGTCGAACCGGCCGGGGTGATACTCAAGGAGCACGCGCTGGGCATCCGTGACGGCATCATCGCCTATATCGGCCCACGCGAGGCTGCCTTGCGCCTTGAGTGCACCGAGGTGCGCGAATTGCCAGGCGTCTTGCTCAGCCCCGGCCTAATCAACGCCCACGGCCATGCCGCGATGACCCTGTTCCGCGGCCTGGCCGACGATCTGCCGCTGATGACCTGGCTGGAAAACCATATCTGGCCGGCCGAAGCGCGCTGGGTGACCGAGGCGTTCGTGCGCGACGGCACGGACCTGGCCATTGCCGAACAGCTCAAGGGCGGCATCACCTGTTTCTCGGACATGTACTTCTACCCCGACGCGGCCGCCGAGCGCGTGCACGAAAGCGGCATGCGCGCACAAATCACCGTGCCGGTACTGGACTTCCCGATCCCTGGCGCCCGCGACGCCGACGAAGCGCTGCACAAGGGCGTTGAGCTGTACAACGACTTGCGCCACCACCCGCGCATTGCCATCGCCTTCGGCCCGCACGCCCCTTATACCGTGGGCGACGAGAACCTGGAAAAAATCCGCGTGTTGGCCGACGAACTGGATGCGGCCATCCACATGCACGTGCACGAAACCGCCTTCGAGGTGCAACAAGCCGTCGAACAGACCGCCGAGCGGCCGCTGCAACGCCTGGCGCGCTTGGGCTTGCTGGGCCCGCGGTTCCAGGCCGTGCACATGACCCAGATCAGCGACGACGACCTGGCGTTGCTGGTGGAAACCAACACCAGCGTGGTGCACTGCCCCGAGTCCAACCTGAAGCTGGCCAGTGGTTTTTGCCCAGTCGAGCGCCTGTGGCAGGCCGGGGTCAACGTCGCCGTGGGTACCGATGGCGCCGCCAGCAACAACGACCTGGACTTGCTGGGCGAAACCCGCACCGCAGCCTTGCTGGCCAAGGCCGTGGCCGGTTCCGCCACCGCCCTGGATGCCCATCGCGCCCTGCGCATGGCCACCTTGAACGGCGCCCGGGCGCTGGGCCTGGAAGCCTGTGTCGGCTCACTGGAACTGGGCAAGGCGGCCGACATCACCGCCTTCGACCTGTCCGGCCTTGCCCAGCAACCGATCTACGACCCGGTGTCGCAATTGATCTACGCCACCGGCCGCGACTGCGTGCAGCACGTGTGGGTGGCCGGCAAGCAGTTGCTCGACAACCGCACCCTGACCCGCATGAACGAAGCCGACCTGATCGCCCGAGCCCAAGCCTGGGGCCAGCGCATTGGCGGCACGAACGAATAA
- the trhO gene encoding oxygen-dependent tRNA uridine(34) hydroxylase TrhO: MTQKIVVAALYKFVTLEDYVALREPLLQAMVDNDIKGTLLIAEEGINGTVSGSREGIDGLLAWLKNDARMDDIDHKESYCDEQPFYRTKVKLKKEIVTLGVPGVDPSRKVGTYVEPQDWNALINDPEVLLIDTRNDYEVSIGTFQGAIDPKTTSFREFPDYIKANFNPAVHKKVAMFCTGGIRCEKASSYMLSEGYGEVFHLKGGILKYLEEVPQEQSKWQGDCFVFDNRVTVRHDLSEGDYDQCHACRTPISVQDRQSEHYVAGISCPHCWDSLSEKTRKSAIDRQKQIELAKARNQPHPIGHNYRKAAEV; the protein is encoded by the coding sequence ATGACTCAGAAAATCGTCGTGGCGGCACTGTATAAGTTCGTCACCCTTGAAGATTACGTCGCCCTGCGCGAGCCCCTGTTGCAGGCCATGGTCGACAACGACATCAAAGGCACCCTGTTGATCGCCGAAGAAGGCATCAACGGTACCGTCTCTGGTAGCCGCGAAGGCATCGACGGCTTGCTTGCCTGGCTCAAGAACGATGCGCGCATGGACGACATCGACCACAAAGAGTCCTACTGCGACGAGCAGCCGTTCTATCGGACCAAGGTCAAGCTCAAGAAAGAAATCGTCACCCTCGGCGTGCCCGGCGTAGACCCCAGCCGCAAGGTGGGTACCTACGTCGAGCCCCAGGACTGGAACGCGCTGATCAATGATCCCGAGGTGTTGCTGATCGACACCCGTAACGACTACGAAGTGTCCATCGGCACCTTCCAAGGGGCGATCGACCCCAAGACCACCTCGTTTCGCGAGTTCCCGGATTACATCAAGGCCAACTTCAACCCGGCCGTGCACAAAAAGGTCGCGATGTTCTGCACCGGCGGCATCCGTTGCGAAAAAGCCAGCAGCTACATGCTCAGCGAAGGCTACGGCGAGGTATTCCACCTCAAGGGTGGCATTCTCAAGTACCTGGAAGAAGTGCCGCAGGAGCAAAGCAAGTGGCAGGGCGACTGCTTCGTGTTCGACAACCGCGTCACCGTGCGCCATGACCTGAGCGAAGGCGATTACGATCAATGCCACGCTTGCCGCACGCCCATCAGCGTCCAGGACCGCCAATCCGAGCATTACGTGGCCGGCATCAGCTGCCCGCATTGCTGGGACAGCCTGAGCGAGAAAACCCGCAAGAGCGCCATCGACCGCCAAAAACAAATTGAATTGGCCAAGGCACGCAACCAACCGCACCCCATAGGCCATAATTACCGCAAAGCTGCCGAGGTCTAA
- a CDS encoding YciK family oxidoreductase, giving the protein MFDYTARPDLLAGRVILVTGAGRGIGAAAAKTFAAHGATVLLLGKTEANLTEVYDQIEAAGHPQPAVIPFNLETALPHQYDELAAMLENEFGRIDGLLHNASIIGPRTPLEQLSGEHFMRVMHINVNAMFMLTSTLLPLLKLSQDGSVVFTSSSVGRKGRAYWGAYGVSKFATEGLMQTLADELDGVAPVRANSINPGATRTSMRAQAYPAEAPETNPLPEAIMPVYLYLMGPDSTGINGQAFNAQ; this is encoded by the coding sequence ATGTTCGACTACACCGCTCGCCCCGACCTGCTCGCCGGCCGGGTCATCCTGGTCACTGGTGCCGGGCGTGGCATCGGTGCCGCCGCGGCAAAAACCTTTGCCGCCCATGGCGCCACGGTATTGCTGCTGGGCAAGACCGAAGCCAACCTGACCGAAGTCTATGACCAGATCGAAGCGGCCGGGCACCCACAGCCGGCGGTGATTCCGTTCAACCTGGAAACCGCCCTGCCCCACCAGTACGATGAACTGGCGGCCATGCTGGAAAACGAGTTCGGGCGCATCGACGGCCTGCTGCACAACGCCTCGATCATTGGCCCGCGCACGCCGCTGGAGCAACTTTCCGGCGAGCACTTCATGCGCGTGATGCACATCAACGTCAACGCGATGTTCATGCTCACCAGCACGCTGCTGCCGCTGCTCAAATTGTCCCAGGACGGGTCGGTGGTGTTCACCTCCAGCAGCGTCGGGCGCAAGGGCCGGGCCTACTGGGGTGCCTATGGGGTGTCGAAGTTCGCCACCGAAGGCCTGATGCAAACCTTGGCCGACGAACTGGACGGCGTGGCCCCGGTGCGCGCCAACAGCATCAACCCGGGCGCTACCCGCACCAGCATGCGTGCCCAGGCCTACCCGGCCGAGGCACCGGAAACCAACCCGCTGCCCGAAGCGATCATGCCGGTGTACCTGTACCTGATGGGGCCGGACAGCACCGGCATCAACGGCCAGGCGTTCAACGCCCAGTAA
- a CDS encoding TenA family transcriptional regulator — translation MIEAFTRTGPLMEPTSYPGWAQQLLRDCSESKRRVVEHELYRNLRDGSLSPKTMRQYLVGGWPVVEQFALYMAQNLTKTRFARHPGEDMARRWLMRNIRVELNHADYWVHWCNAHGVSLDDLQAQDVPAELQALSHWCWQTSSADPLIIAVAATNYAIEGATGEWSALVCSTGKYAEAFPEEGRKRAMKWLRMHAQYDDAHPWEALEIICTLAGNSPTLALQAELRRAICKSYDYMFLFLERCMELEQGLRSNSRPRAVVAAAAASQH, via the coding sequence GTGATCGAGGCGTTTACCCGGACCGGTCCGCTCATGGAGCCGACGAGCTACCCAGGCTGGGCCCAGCAATTGCTTCGCGACTGCAGCGAAAGCAAGCGTCGAGTGGTGGAGCATGAGCTGTACCGCAACCTGCGCGATGGCAGCCTGAGCCCCAAAACCATGCGCCAGTACCTGGTGGGTGGTTGGCCGGTGGTGGAGCAGTTTGCCCTGTACATGGCGCAAAACCTGACCAAGACCCGGTTTGCTCGCCACCCAGGCGAAGACATGGCCCGGCGCTGGCTGATGCGTAATATTCGCGTGGAGCTCAACCATGCCGATTATTGGGTGCACTGGTGCAATGCCCACGGCGTGAGCCTGGACGACTTGCAGGCGCAGGATGTGCCGGCAGAGTTGCAGGCCTTGAGCCATTGGTGCTGGCAAACCAGTTCCGCCGACCCGTTGATCATTGCCGTGGCGGCCACCAACTACGCCATCGAAGGCGCCACCGGCGAGTGGTCGGCGTTGGTCTGCTCCACCGGCAAGTATGCCGAGGCGTTCCCGGAAGAGGGGCGCAAGCGGGCGATGAAGTGGTTGCGCATGCATGCCCAGTACGATGATGCGCACCCTTGGGAGGCGCTGGAAATCATCTGCACCCTGGCCGGCAACTCGCCGACCCTGGCCTTGCAGGCCGAACTGCGCCGGGCCATTTGCAAGAGCTACGACTACATGTTCCTGTTTCTGGAGCGCTGCATGGAGCTGGAGCAGGGCCTGCGCAGCAACAGCCGCCCGCGCGCAGTGGTCGCGGCGGCGGCAGCTTCGCAACACTGA
- a CDS encoding EAL domain-containing protein: MKQNRTLETPRLLGIVWPFIAVVLFQALLGCISLYALSAVRGYVAGESLWSKGQKDAIYYLSQYADSRDERAFKKYIEVIAVPQGGHDLRIALDQPEPDLVAARKGLLQGGNHPDDVNSIIWLYLNFRHFSYLERAIERWTVGDGYLVQLDSVAQQMHQGISSGKANAEDIERWKAQIQAINDGVTPAAKAFSDSLGEGSRFLLRLLVSINLGTALLLIALALWLTARLLSQRHAFATALQVEKERAQVTLASIGDGVITTDVDGAIAYMNPAAEQLTHWNAQQANGLPLAALFNLLDENAEKDSFTLIEHILGGELKGGSEHAKLIQRLDGSTVSVTLVGAPIFTDGKISGTVLVLHDMTQERQYIANLSWQATHDALTGLANRREFEYRLELTLASLARQQGRHSLMFLDLDQFKLVNDTCGHAAGDELLRHICTLLQSGLREGDTLARLGGDEFGILLENCPPEVAEKIAETLRQTVQNLHFVWKGRPFVTTISIGLVHITQAPTTLESSLRAADMACYMAKEKGRNRVQVYHADDTELSMRFGEMAWVQRLHMALEENRFCLYAQEIAALGRSDNQGGHIEILLRLHDESGRVILPESFIPAAERYGLMTALDRWVVHNVFKVIQQCMNEAPKGPLAMCAINLSGISIGDDEFLGYLREQFQRFAIAPQLICFEITETAAISNLGSAIRFINELKSLGCKFSLDDFCAGMSSFAYLKHLPVDYLKIDGSFVKDMLDDPVNRAMVEVINHIGHVMGKQTIAEFVETPLIEQALLEIGVDYAQGYLIERPQVFTCDSLQRREGRSRPLLFKAPGTFR; this comes from the coding sequence ATGAAGCAAAATCGGACTCTCGAAACGCCACGGTTATTGGGCATCGTCTGGCCTTTCATCGCCGTCGTCCTGTTCCAGGCATTGCTGGGGTGCATCAGCCTTTATGCCCTGTCGGCCGTGCGTGGTTACGTGGCCGGCGAAAGCCTGTGGTCCAAGGGCCAGAAAGACGCCATTTACTACCTCAGCCAGTACGCCGACAGCCGCGACGAGCGCGCCTTCAAAAAATACATTGAGGTGATCGCCGTGCCGCAAGGCGGGCATGACCTGCGCATTGCCCTGGACCAGCCCGAGCCAGATCTGGTCGCCGCGCGCAAAGGCCTGTTGCAGGGTGGCAACCACCCCGACGACGTCAACAGCATCATCTGGCTGTACCTTAATTTTCGCCACTTCAGTTACCTGGAGCGGGCCATCGAGCGCTGGACGGTCGGTGACGGCTACCTGGTGCAACTCGACTCGGTCGCCCAGCAAATGCATCAAGGCATTTCCAGTGGCAAGGCCAACGCCGAAGACATCGAACGCTGGAAAGCGCAGATCCAGGCGATCAACGACGGTGTCACGCCCGCTGCCAAAGCGTTCAGCGACTCGTTGGGCGAGGGCTCGCGTTTCCTGTTGCGCCTGTTGGTATCGATCAACCTGGGCACCGCACTACTGCTGATCGCCTTGGCACTGTGGCTGACGGCGCGGCTGTTGTCGCAGCGGCATGCGTTCGCCACCGCCCTGCAGGTGGAAAAAGAACGCGCCCAGGTCACCCTGGCGTCGATCGGCGATGGGGTCATTACCACCGACGTCGACGGTGCCATCGCCTACATGAACCCGGCCGCCGAACAGCTCACCCACTGGAATGCCCAGCAGGCCAATGGCTTGCCGCTGGCGGCGTTGTTCAACCTGCTGGATGAAAACGCCGAGAAAGACAGCTTTACCCTGATCGAGCACATCCTGGGCGGTGAGCTCAAGGGCGGCAGCGAGCATGCCAAGCTGATCCAGCGCCTGGACGGCAGCACCGTGTCGGTCACCCTGGTGGGGGCGCCGATCTTCACCGATGGCAAGATCAGCGGCACGGTGCTGGTATTGCACGACATGACCCAAGAGCGCCAGTACATTGCCAACCTGTCCTGGCAGGCCACACATGACGCCTTGACGGGCCTGGCCAACCGTCGCGAGTTCGAATACCGCCTGGAGCTGACCCTGGCCAGCCTGGCCCGGCAACAGGGCCGCCACTCGCTGATGTTCCTGGACCTGGACCAGTTCAAACTGGTCAACGATACCTGCGGGCATGCCGCCGGGGACGAGTTGCTGCGGCATATTTGCACCTTGCTGCAGTCCGGCCTGCGCGAGGGCGACACCCTGGCGCGGCTGGGTGGCGACGAATTTGGCATCCTGCTGGAGAACTGCCCGCCCGAGGTCGCAGAGAAAATCGCCGAAACCCTGCGCCAGACCGTGCAGAACCTGCATTTCGTGTGGAAGGGGCGGCCCTTCGTCACCACCATCAGTATTGGCCTGGTACACATCACCCAGGCCCCGACCACCCTGGAATCGTCACTGCGTGCAGCCGACATGGCCTGCTACATGGCCAAGGAAAAAGGCCGTAACCGCGTGCAGGTGTACCACGCCGACGACACCGAACTGTCCATGCGCTTCGGCGAAATGGCCTGGGTGCAGCGTTTGCACATGGCACTGGAGGAAAACCGCTTTTGCTTGTACGCCCAGGAAATCGCCGCGCTGGGCCGCAGCGATAACCAGGGTGGGCACATCGAGATCCTGCTGCGCCTGCACGATGAAAGCGGCCGGGTGATCCTGCCGGAAAGCTTCATTCCGGCGGCCGAGCGCTACGGCTTGATGACCGCGCTGGACCGCTGGGTGGTGCATAACGTTTTCAAGGTCATCCAACAGTGCATGAACGAAGCCCCCAAGGGGCCACTGGCCATGTGCGCGATCAACTTGTCGGGCATCAGCATCGGCGACGACGAGTTCCTTGGTTACCTGCGCGAGCAGTTCCAGCGCTTTGCCATCGCGCCGCAGTTGATCTGCTTCGAGATCACCGAGACCGCGGCAATTTCCAACCTGGGCAGCGCCATCCGTTTTATCAACGAGCTGAAGAGTTTGGGCTGCAAGTTTTCTTTGGACGACTTCTGCGCCGGTATGTCCTCGTTCGCCTACCTCAAGCACTTGCCGGTGGACTACTTGAAGATCGACGGCAGTTTCGTCAAGGACATGCTCGACGACCCGGTCAACCGCGCCATGGTCGAGGTGATCAACCACATCGGCCATGTGATGGGTAAGCAAACTATCGCCGAATTCGTCGAAACGCCGCTGATCGAGCAGGCTTTGTTGGAAATCGGAGTGGATTACGCACAGGGATATCTGATAGAACGTCCACAGGTGTTCACCTGTGACAGCCTGCAACGTCGCGAAGGTCGCTCACGCCCATTGCTGTTCAAGGCGCCTGGCACCTTTCGTTAA